A single region of the Glycine max cultivar Williams 82 chromosome 20, Glycine_max_v4.0, whole genome shotgun sequence genome encodes:
- the SWEET51 gene encoding protein MAIN-LIKE 1 yields the protein MVRTRGLGSALGHVTARGVGRGDHDDSDDAPQRRRPTASAQRQRVAVTAAHDEPVIPTPDVQDDPMEAPAALEDILADTGAEASEDKHEGFSGGPSDPSVLTLYADHVACSVWTGEECPELKLSSHGRKVHSLGRPVPAIEGLVAGTRLSPLIACLVDTGDRGLLFGFVERWHRETSSFHLPVGELTITLDDVSSLLYLPVIGDLHTFEPLHVDDAVQMLVDLLMAGHWTAAARAYLLHLLGCTLFANKSATIVHVVYLEALCDLSMTERYAWGVAALVHMYDQLNDASMSHNRQLGSYITLLQCWIYEHFSSVADSTADQEYDEDSPHACSWIVTKKTVKSIRTPAYRERLDRLRIPDICWILYGEHREVRDFHVRSCYSGLLRWGLVVVYYRPERVVRQFGYTQTIPAPLVDSWVSYDDIHNRWIHYEDHIIPAGEPRVVPQAPQTNIPHVPEPGASLTSAEEPRHAVEVCDDIAERLERHLSLGVVTPGSSTHEVIEECFKLARSVTQDHLVYVRSRHRRRTDQA from the exons ATGGTTAGGACTAGAGGATTAGGTAGTGCCTTAGGTCACGTTACTGCCAGAGGTGTGGGCCGAGGAGATCatgatgattctgatgatgcTCCGCAGCGTCGAAGGCCTACCGCATCCGCACAGAGGCAGCGAGTCGCTGTGACTGCGGCACACGATGAGCCAGTCATCCCTACGCCAGATGTTCAGGATGACCCGATGGAGGCACCAGCTGCTCTAGAGGACATTCTTGCGGACACAGGTGCAGAAGCTTCTGAGGATAAGCATGAGGGATTTTCGGGTGGTCCGAGCGACCCATCCGTGTTGACCCTGTATGCGGATCACGTTGCTTGCAGCGTATGGACGGGGGAg gagtGTCCTGAATTGAAGCTATCCTCTCATGGGAGGAAGGTCCACAGTTTAGGCAGGCCTGTCCCTGCCATTGAGGGACTTGTTGCTGGTACAAGACTAAGTCCTCTAATCGCATGTTTGGTAGACACCGGCGATCGGGGACTTTTGTTCGGGTTTGTGGAGCGGTGGCACCGGGAGACGTCTAGTTTCCATCTCCCGGTGGGAGAGCTTACCATCACATTGGACGACGTCTCCTCGCTTCTCTATCTTCCCGTGATTGGCGACTTACACACTTTTGAGCCCTTGCACGTGGACGATGCGGTTCAGATGCTGGTGGACTTGTTGATG GCAGGTCATTGGACAGCTGCGGCTCGCGCATATCTTCTTCACCTTCTGGGTTGCACtctgtttgctaacaagagtgcaaccatTGTCCATGTTGTCTACTTGGAGGCCCTTTGTGACCTCAGTATGACAGAGAGGTACGCTTGGGGAGTGGCTGCTTTGGTGCATATGTACGACCAGCTGAACGATGCATCTATGAGCCATAACCGACAGCTTGGCAGTTACATCACACTGCTGCAg TGCTGGATTTACGAGCACTTTTCGTCGGTCGCGGACTCCACTGCTGATCAGGAGTACGACGAGGATTCTCCGCATGCGTGTAGTTGGATTGTGACCAAAAAGACCGTGAAGAGCATTCGTACACCGGCGTACAGGGAGCGCCTGGACCGACTCCGGATTCCAGATATCTGTTGGATCCTTTATGGGGAGCACCGGGAGGTCCGGGACTTCCACGTCAGATCGTGCTATTCCGGTCTCTTGCGCTGGGGGCTTGTTGTTGTTTATTACCGACCGGAGAGAGTCGTGCGGCAGTTTGGCTACACGCAGACGATTCCTGCTCCTCTTGTCGATTCATGGGTCTCGTATGATGATATACACAATAGGTGGATTCACTACGAGGATCATATCATTCCAGCAGGTGAG CCCCGAGTCGTCCCTCAGGCCCCGCAGACGAATATCCCTCACGTGCCGGAGCCAGGAGCATCGTTGACATCTGCGGAGGAGcctagacatgcagtg GAAGTTTGTGATGACATTGCTGAGAGGTTGGAGCGCCATCTGAGTCTAGGGGTGGTCACGCCTGGCTCATCGACACATGAGGTGATCGAAGAATGCTTCAAATTGGCCAGGAGTGTGACACAGGACCATCTAGTATATGTTAGGTCTAGACACAGGCGGCGCACTGATCAGGCATAG